A genomic window from Litoreibacter janthinus includes:
- a CDS encoding FAD binding domain-containing protein gives MIPAAFEYYRPTDLKGVIALLQEHGDDARVMAGGHSLIPMMKLRMAEVPHLIDLQGIEGLGGITIADGTVRIGAMTTQHEIITSASLTAAAPIMKEAALQIADPQVRYMGTVGGNVANGDPGNDMPGLMQCLNAQFHLTGPDGDRTVEARDFYEAAYMTDREDEEVLTAVTFAAPVGGYAYEKQKRKIGDYATAAAAVQISKEGGKVATASIAMTNLSDTPIWSEAAADALVGTDCGEAAIKEAVTAMLGDIDPTEDNRGPVAFKRHAAGIVLGRAITRAWSRA, from the coding sequence ATGATACCAGCGGCATTCGAGTATTACAGGCCGACAGACCTAAAGGGCGTGATCGCCCTTCTTCAAGAACATGGCGATGATGCACGCGTGATGGCGGGCGGACACAGCCTCATCCCGATGATGAAACTGCGCATGGCAGAAGTGCCGCATCTGATCGACCTTCAGGGCATCGAGGGGCTGGGGGGCATTACGATTGCCGATGGCACGGTCCGCATCGGTGCGATGACCACTCAGCACGAGATCATCACCTCTGCGTCGCTCACCGCCGCCGCACCAATCATGAAAGAGGCCGCGCTTCAGATTGCGGACCCACAGGTCCGCTACATGGGCACAGTGGGCGGCAATGTGGCGAATGGCGACCCGGGCAACGACATGCCCGGCCTGATGCAATGCCTGAATGCACAGTTCCATCTGACCGGCCCTGACGGGGATCGCACCGTCGAAGCACGCGACTTCTACGAGGCGGCCTACATGACCGACCGCGAGGATGAAGAGGTCCTGACAGCTGTGACCTTCGCTGCACCCGTGGGCGGCTATGCCTATGAAAAGCAAAAGCGGAAGATCGGCGACTATGCGACGGCTGCGGCTGCCGTTCAGATCAGCAAGGAGGGCGGGAAAGTCGCCACGGCGTCCATCGCCATGACGAACCTCAGCGACACACCGATCTGGTCCGAAGCTGCGGCGGACGCACTCGTTGGAACCGATTGCGGCGAGGCCGCGATCAAGGAAGCGGTGACTGCCATGCTAGGCGACATCGACCCGACAGAGGACAACCGCGGCCCCGTCGCATTCAAACGCCACGCCGCTGGCATCGTCCTTGGCCGCGCCATCACCCGCGCTTGGTCTCGGGCATAG
- the gatB gene encoding Asp-tRNA(Asn)/Glu-tRNA(Gln) amidotransferase subunit GatB gives MLDLTYETPKPKVIAGAKQDWELVIGLEVHAQVATNAKLFSGASTKFGAEPNSNVAFVDAGMPGMLPVINEECVAQAVRTGLGLKAQINLYSAFDRKNYFYPDLPQGYQISQLYHPIVGEGEVLVDMGPGVARMVRIERIHLEQDAGKSIHDMDPTMSFVDLNRTGVALMEIVSMPDIRGPEEAAAYVSKLRQIMRYLGTCDGNMQNGNLRADVNVSICTPGDYEKYQESGDFAHLGTRCEIKNMNSLRFIQQAIEVEARRQIAIVEGGGKVDQETRLYDPDKGETRSMRSKEEAHDYRYFPDPDLLPLEIEQGWIDDLAAHLPELPDEKRLRFISEFGLSEYDASVLTADTADAAYFEEVAQGRDGKIAANWVINELFGRLKKDDDKAIGDSPVSPAQLGGIIDLIASDAISGKIAKDLFEIVYSEGGDPAEIVEARGMKQVTDLGPIEAALDEIIAANPAQVEKAKENPKLAGWFVGQVMKATGGKANPKAVNELVAKKLAG, from the coding sequence ATGCTAGACCTGACCTACGAGACCCCGAAGCCCAAAGTGATTGCTGGTGCAAAGCAGGATTGGGAGCTGGTGATTGGCCTTGAGGTGCACGCGCAGGTGGCCACCAACGCCAAGCTGTTCTCGGGTGCGTCGACCAAATTCGGGGCAGAGCCGAACTCCAACGTCGCCTTTGTGGACGCAGGCATGCCCGGCATGTTGCCCGTGATCAACGAGGAATGCGTCGCACAAGCCGTGCGCACCGGCCTTGGGCTGAAGGCCCAGATCAACCTTTACTCTGCCTTTGACCGGAAGAACTACTTCTACCCCGACCTGCCCCAAGGCTACCAGATTTCGCAGCTCTATCACCCCATCGTGGGCGAAGGCGAAGTGCTGGTCGATATGGGTCCGGGTGTGGCGCGTATGGTGCGCATCGAACGCATCCATTTGGAGCAGGACGCGGGCAAATCCATCCACGACATGGACCCGACGATGTCTTTTGTGGACCTCAACCGGACCGGCGTCGCGCTAATGGAAATCGTCTCCATGCCTGACATCCGTGGGCCGGAAGAGGCCGCCGCCTATGTGTCCAAGCTGCGCCAGATCATGCGCTATCTGGGCACCTGCGACGGCAACATGCAAAACGGCAACCTGCGTGCCGATGTGAACGTGTCTATCTGCACGCCGGGCGACTACGAGAAATACCAAGAGAGCGGTGACTTCGCGCATCTGGGAACACGTTGCGAGATCAAGAACATGAACTCGCTGCGTTTCATCCAGCAAGCGATTGAGGTCGAAGCCCGTCGCCAGATCGCCATCGTCGAAGGCGGCGGCAAGGTTGACCAGGAAACCCGACTCTACGATCCGGACAAGGGCGAAACGCGCTCCATGCGGTCCAAGGAAGAGGCACATGACTACCGCTACTTCCCCGACCCCGACTTGCTGCCGTTGGAGATCGAGCAGGGCTGGATCGACGACCTAGCCGCCCATCTGCCAGAGTTGCCAGATGAAAAGCGCCTGCGCTTCATCAGCGAATTCGGATTGTCGGAATATGACGCCTCCGTGTTGACCGCCGATACCGCCGATGCCGCCTATTTCGAAGAGGTTGCCCAAGGCCGCGATGGCAAGATCGCTGCGAACTGGGTGATTAACGAGCTGTTCGGCCGTCTGAAAAAGGACGACGATAAGGCCATCGGTGACAGCCCTGTCTCCCCTGCCCAACTTGGTGGCATCATTGACCTGATCGCGTCGGACGCCATTTCCGGCAAGATCGCCAAGGACCTGTTCGAGATTGTTTACTCTGAGGGCGGCGACCCTGCCGAGATCGTCGAGGCGCGCGGCATGAAGCAGGTGACCGACCTTGGCCCGATTGAAGCCGCCTTGGACGAGATCATCGCCGCCAACCCCGCGCAGGTGGAAAAGGCCAAAGAGAATCCCAAACTGGCAGGCTGGTTTGTGGGTCAGGTGATGAAGGCGACGGGCGGCAAGGCCAACCCGAAAGCCGTGAACGAGCTGGTGGCGAAGAAGCTGGCCGGTTGA
- a CDS encoding MHYT domain-containing protein, translating into MEFLDVSHNSTLVVASVVIAMAASFTGLTLSKDLSKQSVLRRKGSVAASAVALGGGIWSMHFVAMLGIQMPILFYYDAAITLASALLAILIVGTALLLLHFRKRTPLTVCAAGALVGCGILAMHYIGMAGLQLCRAVYTPLGIGLAVICAIGLCIAAFWIAYGQRTNRSILLGTLCFGFAVSAVHFIAIAGTRFVAVPTLNEFGPVMSNEVLAIGVIISSFVIFGGFLWMGVTFLVATPPQQVSSTVPEPVTPKPAAPEAAPIALRIPCERNGVTLLIDPAQVAFVRAEGHYTNVYTNDAQLFCVWPITEAVTRLTPLGFIRTHRSYLVNPTHVKQFERLKDNGVCRFASADLPSVPVSRSNLKAVRDALGL; encoded by the coding sequence ATGGAATTCTTGGACGTGAGTCATAACTCGACGCTTGTCGTAGCCTCGGTGGTGATCGCCATGGCAGCGAGCTTTACCGGTTTGACACTGTCCAAAGACCTTTCCAAACAAAGCGTATTGCGTCGCAAGGGATCTGTCGCCGCGTCCGCCGTCGCCTTGGGCGGCGGCATTTGGTCGATGCATTTCGTGGCGATGCTTGGGATCCAAATGCCGATCCTGTTTTACTATGACGCGGCCATCACGCTCGCATCGGCTTTGCTGGCAATCCTGATTGTCGGGACGGCCTTGCTGCTTTTGCATTTCCGCAAAAGGACACCACTCACAGTTTGTGCGGCGGGGGCCTTGGTAGGCTGCGGCATTCTTGCGATGCACTATATCGGCATGGCGGGGCTTCAGTTGTGCCGCGCCGTGTATACGCCTTTGGGGATTGGTCTGGCGGTCATCTGTGCAATCGGGTTGTGCATCGCGGCGTTCTGGATTGCCTATGGCCAGCGGACAAATCGCAGCATCTTGCTTGGGACGCTGTGTTTTGGCTTTGCCGTCAGTGCGGTGCATTTCATCGCCATTGCCGGAACCCGTTTCGTGGCGGTCCCGACATTGAATGAGTTCGGCCCGGTGATGAGCAATGAAGTGCTCGCAATCGGAGTAATCATTTCAAGCTTCGTGATCTTCGGAGGATTCTTGTGGATGGGCGTGACATTCCTTGTCGCGACCCCGCCGCAACAGGTCTCGTCGACGGTCCCCGAACCTGTCACGCCAAAGCCAGCCGCGCCCGAAGCCGCCCCCATCGCCCTGCGCATCCCATGCGAGCGCAACGGCGTCACACTTCTGATCGACCCTGCTCAGGTTGCCTTTGTGCGGGCCGAAGGACATTACACCAATGTCTATACTAACGACGCCCAACTGTTTTGCGTCTGGCCCATCACCGAAGCGGTCACACGTCTGACCCCGCTCGGGTTTATCAGAACCCACCGCAGCTATTTGGTGAACCCGACGCATGTGAAACAGTTCGAGCGTCTGAAGGACAACGGCGTCTGCCGTTTTGCCTCTGCCGATTTGCCGTCAGTTCCGGTGAGCCGGTCGAATCTGAAAGCCGTTCGCGACGCACTCGGCCTATAG
- a CDS encoding type 1 glutamine amidotransferase domain-containing protein: MPNIETSKILILSTHGFEQSELEFPRDQLRAKGATVHVATPDGAAIKGWNDGDWGREAEADLSFSEVKIEDYDCLVLPGGQINPDLLRVNTEAVNLVRGFVEHDKIVAAICHAPWLLIEAGVAKDREMTSYHSIRTDLRNAGANVVDKEVAISNGIITSRSPEDLKAFVSKIVEEVEEGEHHRDAA; encoded by the coding sequence ATGCCAAATATCGAAACGTCGAAAATCCTGATTCTGTCGACCCACGGGTTCGAGCAGTCTGAACTGGAATTTCCCCGCGACCAACTGCGCGCCAAAGGTGCCACTGTCCACGTAGCCACCCCTGATGGGGCAGCCATCAAAGGCTGGAACGATGGCGACTGGGGCCGCGAGGCGGAGGCCGACCTGTCGTTCTCTGAAGTAAAGATTGAGGACTATGATTGCCTCGTTCTGCCCGGCGGCCAAATCAATCCCGACCTTCTGCGCGTCAACACTGAAGCCGTGAACTTGGTGCGCGGCTTTGTCGAGCATGACAAGATCGTCGCCGCGATCTGCCACGCGCCATGGCTGCTGATCGAAGCGGGTGTCGCTAAGGATCGTGAGATGACCAGCTACCATTCGATCCGCACGGACCTGAGGAACGCTGGTGCCAATGTGGTCGACAAAGAGGTCGCCATTTCCAACGGCATTATCACCTCCCGCAGCCCCGAGGATCTGAAGGCTTTCGTGTCCAAGATCGTTGAGGAAGTGGAAGAAGGCGAGCATCACCGCGACGCCGCCTAA
- a CDS encoding transglycosylase SLT domain-containing protein yields the protein MDGAALVEVAYQAARRPEPVRPIPRVDHIPRARWDFRSEGRLWTRTTLEALKGHGLPLLKTVPRDIADWCPNYENNGLEKRAAFWNGFLSALAKHESTWKPRAVGGGGLWYGLTQILPGTARGYKCRVGSGEALKNGSANLSCAVRIMTHTVLRDNAVARKANGRLGGVAADWGPMTKSGKRREMASWLRGQKYCKLLSDTKPIPRPRSITQRIPLEQRLVEIEPTQRPEALAD from the coding sequence GTGGATGGAGCCGCTTTGGTCGAAGTCGCTTATCAGGCGGCCCGCCGCCCAGAGCCGGTGCGTCCGATCCCGCGTGTGGATCACATTCCGCGTGCCCGCTGGGATTTTCGATCCGAGGGGCGGCTTTGGACACGCACGACGCTAGAGGCGCTGAAGGGCCATGGCCTGCCGCTGCTCAAGACTGTGCCGCGCGACATTGCGGATTGGTGCCCGAATTACGAGAACAACGGGCTGGAGAAGCGGGCGGCGTTCTGGAACGGCTTCCTGAGCGCGCTGGCCAAACACGAAAGCACGTGGAAGCCGCGTGCTGTCGGCGGTGGCGGCTTATGGTACGGGCTGACACAGATCCTGCCCGGCACCGCGCGGGGCTACAAATGCCGCGTAGGGTCGGGGGAGGCCTTGAAGAACGGCTCTGCCAATCTCAGCTGTGCAGTCCGGATCATGACCCACACCGTTTTGCGCGACAACGCGGTGGCACGAAAAGCGAATGGTCGGCTGGGCGGAGTAGCGGCCGATTGGGGCCCGATGACCAAATCCGGCAAGCGCCGCGAAATGGCATCTTGGTTGCGCGGGCAGAAATACTGCAAGCTGCTCAGCGACACCAAGCCCATCCCGCGTCCGCGGTCGATCACGCAGCGTATCCCGCTGGAACAGCGCCTCGTGGAGATTGAGCCGACCCAACGGCCCGAAGCTCTGGCCGATTAG
- a CDS encoding (2Fe-2S)-binding protein: MSNKMHVKLNVNGEDHEFLAEPRELLIYALREKLNITGPHVGCETSHCGACTVTMNGKSVKSCTVFVAQANGAEVTTIEGLGSPDALHVLQENFKEHHGLQCGFCTPGMITRAAKLLEENPNPTEEEVRFGIAGNICRCTGYQNIVKSILSAASEMNAAKEAAL; the protein is encoded by the coding sequence ATGTCAAACAAGATGCACGTCAAATTGAACGTGAATGGCGAGGATCACGAATTCCTCGCAGAACCGCGCGAGCTGCTGATCTACGCGCTGCGCGAAAAGCTCAACATCACCGGCCCGCATGTGGGCTGTGAGACATCGCATTGCGGTGCCTGCACCGTCACGATGAACGGCAAGTCGGTGAAATCCTGCACTGTATTCGTGGCGCAAGCCAACGGAGCCGAAGTCACCACGATCGAAGGCCTCGGCTCGCCCGATGCGCTGCATGTGCTGCAAGAGAACTTCAAAGAGCATCACGGCCTTCAATGCGGGTTCTGCACACCGGGTATGATCACCCGCGCGGCCAAGCTGCTGGAAGAGAACCCGAACCCGACCGAGGAAGAGGTCCGCTTTGGCATCGCGGGCAATATCTGCCGCTGCACCGGTTACCAGAACATCGTGAAATCTATTCTGTCAGCAGCGTCTGAGATGAACGCAGCCAAGGAGGCGGCACTATGA
- a CDS encoding trimethylamine methyltransferase family protein, whose translation MTDATGKATRRSGGRAQRLIQRAAKPIVDPCPPGQIGGSYKPLTEVDLARIFKTALKLLSDLGMGEVPDRLRRDLLAAGAQDNGKGRVTFPAPLVEDAIARAAKTFALHGRDDNRSIEVGGNKVYFGTGGAAVQTLDLEDGIYRPSTLADLHNFTRLQDTLANVSWYTRCCVATDVPDNFDLDVNTAYALLRNTTKPTATSFTLAEHIDPIVKMLDIAAGGEGEFSKRPFMKAHISPVISPMRYGEDAVDVVYECIKHNIPMSCITAAQAGATAPATMAGFLAQSLAETLASLVMVHAIKPGFPMVFSNWPLVVDLRTGAFSGGSGESAVLNAASAQLSNWLGLPSGVACSMTDAKAIDAQYGAEKGISSLAAALAGGNLIYESSGMTASLLGASFEAFILDDEMHSHTYRALRGIEVSEENLGFDAINEAVLGPGHFLGGEHTIAAMERDYFYPSVANREEPRTWAENGAKDARTVARERARRILADHHPEYLSSDQDAAIRSQFKIL comes from the coding sequence ATGACCGACGCCACGGGCAAAGCCACGAGGCGCAGCGGTGGTCGCGCGCAACGCCTTATTCAACGTGCAGCCAAACCGATTGTCGATCCGTGCCCGCCAGGTCAGATCGGCGGCTCATATAAGCCGCTGACCGAAGTTGATCTGGCTCGTATATTCAAGACCGCCTTAAAGCTGCTGTCCGACCTTGGAATGGGAGAAGTTCCGGACAGGCTTCGGCGTGACCTTCTTGCGGCTGGCGCGCAGGACAATGGCAAAGGTCGCGTGACCTTTCCGGCACCTCTGGTTGAGGATGCAATCGCGCGAGCGGCCAAGACATTCGCCTTGCATGGTCGCGATGACAACCGCTCGATCGAGGTGGGTGGCAACAAGGTCTATTTCGGGACCGGCGGTGCCGCCGTTCAAACGCTGGATTTGGAGGACGGTATCTACCGTCCGTCAACGCTTGCCGACCTTCACAATTTCACGCGACTGCAAGACACGTTGGCGAATGTAAGTTGGTATACACGCTGTTGCGTTGCGACCGATGTGCCCGACAATTTCGATCTGGACGTGAACACCGCCTACGCCTTGTTGCGCAATACGACGAAACCCACGGCGACGTCGTTTACCTTGGCTGAACACATAGATCCGATCGTCAAAATGCTCGACATCGCGGCGGGTGGCGAAGGCGAATTCTCAAAACGCCCCTTCATGAAAGCGCATATCAGCCCCGTGATTTCGCCAATGCGGTACGGGGAAGACGCGGTGGATGTCGTCTATGAGTGCATCAAGCACAACATTCCGATGTCATGCATCACGGCCGCCCAAGCCGGTGCGACTGCGCCTGCAACGATGGCTGGCTTTCTGGCGCAATCCTTAGCTGAAACGCTGGCAAGTCTCGTTATGGTTCACGCGATCAAACCCGGATTTCCGATGGTCTTCTCCAACTGGCCATTGGTTGTTGACCTGCGCACTGGCGCCTTCTCGGGTGGGAGCGGGGAAAGCGCTGTTCTAAATGCGGCCTCGGCGCAACTGTCGAACTGGTTGGGACTGCCATCCGGCGTGGCGTGTTCGATGACGGACGCCAAAGCAATCGACGCGCAATACGGCGCTGAAAAGGGGATAAGCTCGCTTGCCGCGGCCCTTGCGGGTGGCAATTTGATTTACGAGAGTTCAGGCATGACCGCGTCCTTGCTGGGGGCCAGTTTTGAAGCCTTCATTCTAGACGACGAGATGCACTCGCATACCTATCGTGCGCTGCGTGGGATCGAAGTATCCGAAGAAAACCTTGGATTTGATGCGATCAACGAGGCGGTTCTTGGCCCGGGTCATTTCCTTGGGGGGGAACACACGATTGCTGCGATGGAACGTGACTATTTTTATCCGTCCGTTGCCAATCGCGAAGAGCCACGCACATGGGCCGAAAACGGAGCAAAAGACGCGAGGACAGTAGCGCGGGAACGCGCGCGCCGCATCTTGGCGGATCACCATCCTGAATACCTATCGAGCGACCAAGACGCCGCCATTCGCAGCCAGTTCAAGATCCTTTGA
- a CDS encoding AAA family ATPase, whose translation MTWTTLQKAMADQGYIASGDLAMALHLSLSLGRPLLLEGAAGVGKTEVARVLAAVEDTQLIRLQCYEGLDAAQAIYEWNYQRQLLAIRAASEDGETGASVEARIFSDEFLLERPLLKAIRQDKAPVLLIDEIDRADEEFEAYLLEILSEFQITIPEMGTITAVTRPIVILTANGTRDLSDALRRRCLYAHVPYPDHETELSILVTRYPDISDRLCAQIVGFVQALRKQELEKKPGIAEMLDFAAALMGLGVADLTDDPATLQATLTTLLKTQMDRDAIPTEIAQRLAGKAA comes from the coding sequence ATGACTTGGACCACGTTGCAAAAGGCGATGGCCGATCAGGGGTATATTGCCTCGGGCGATCTGGCGATGGCGCTGCACTTGTCGCTGTCACTCGGGCGGCCGCTGTTGCTTGAGGGTGCGGCTGGTGTCGGCAAGACCGAAGTGGCGCGGGTGCTGGCAGCTGTCGAGGACACCCAATTGATCCGTCTGCAATGCTACGAGGGTCTGGATGCCGCCCAGGCAATCTACGAGTGGAATTACCAACGCCAGCTGCTAGCGATCCGCGCGGCCTCCGAGGATGGCGAGACCGGCGCGAGCGTCGAGGCCCGCATTTTCTCGGACGAGTTCCTGTTGGAGCGGCCATTGCTCAAGGCAATCCGGCAAGACAAAGCGCCTGTTTTGCTGATTGACGAGATTGATCGGGCGGATGAAGAGTTCGAGGCCTATTTGCTTGAAATCCTGTCGGAGTTTCAAATCACTATTCCGGAAATGGGCACGATCACCGCGGTCACCCGCCCGATTGTGATCCTGACCGCCAACGGCACCCGCGACCTCAGCGATGCGCTGCGGCGGCGCTGTCTTTACGCTCATGTCCCCTACCCCGATCACGAGACCGAGCTGTCCATTCTGGTCACGCGCTACCCTGACATCAGCGACCGGCTTTGCGCGCAGATCGTCGGGTTCGTGCAGGCGCTTCGCAAACAGGAGCTGGAGAAGAAACCGGGCATTGCCGAAATGCTAGACTTTGCCGCCGCCTTGATGGGGCTTGGTGTGGCGGACCTGACTGACGATCCTGCGACGCTACAGGCCACCCTGACAACCCTGCTGAAAACGCAGATGGACCGCGATGCGATCCCGACGGAAATCGCTCAGCGTCTGGCAGGAAAAGCCGCATGA
- a CDS encoding aerobic carbon-monoxide dehydrogenase large subunit, giving the protein MKDEITREDRVAGLKGMGCSRKRVEDARFTQGKGNYVDDVKLPGMLHGDFVRSPYAHARVKSINIDAAMALPGVVAVLTAKDLEPLGLHWMPTLAGDKQMVLADGKVLFQGQEVAFVVASDRYVAADAVELVEVDYEELEVIVDPFESLQSDVVLREDLDPTAPGAHGPRKHHNHIFTWEAGDQEATEQVIDNAEVVAEAEMYYHRTHPCPLETCGAVASMDKVNGKLTVYGTFQAPHVVRTVASLLSGIEEHNIRVISPDIGGGFGNKVGVYPGYVCAIVASIVTGVPVKWVEDRMENLMSTAFARDYWMKGKISATKEGKITGLHCHVTADHGAFDACADPTKFPAGFMNICTGSYDIPVAYLGVDGVYTNKAPGGVSYRCSFRVTEAVYFIERMIEVLAIELNMDPAELRSINFIKKEQFPYTAALGWEYDSGDYQTAWDKALKAVDYKGLRAEQAQRVEDFKAGKTRKVMGIGLSFFTEIVGAGPVKNCDILGMGMFDSCEIRIHPTGSAVARLGTISQGQGHATTFAQILATEIGLSADSITIEEGDTDTAPYGLGTYGSRSTPVAGAATAMAGRKIRAKAQMIAAYLLEVHDDDVEFDVDRFAVKGAPERFKTMKEIAYAAYNQVIPGLEPGLEAVSYYDPPNMTYPFGAYVCVMDIDVDTGVPEIRRFYALDDCGTRINPMVIEGQIHGGLTEALAVALGQEIAYDDMGNVKTGTLMDFFLPTAWEVPNYETDFTVTPSPHHPIGAKGVGESPHVGGVPCFSNAVQDAFRPFGNRHTNMPHDHWRIWQTANTLGMHD; this is encoded by the coding sequence ATGAAGGACGAAATCACACGCGAAGATCGGGTCGCTGGTCTCAAGGGCATGGGCTGCTCGCGCAAGCGGGTGGAAGACGCGCGCTTCACCCAAGGCAAGGGCAATTACGTTGACGACGTGAAGCTGCCCGGCATGTTGCATGGCGACTTCGTGCGCTCCCCCTATGCGCACGCGCGGGTCAAGTCGATCAACATCGACGCGGCAATGGCGCTGCCTGGTGTGGTTGCGGTGCTGACCGCCAAGGACCTTGAACCGCTGGGCCTGCATTGGATGCCAACGCTGGCTGGTGACAAACAGATGGTACTGGCAGACGGCAAGGTGCTGTTCCAAGGCCAAGAGGTGGCGTTCGTAGTGGCCTCTGACCGATACGTTGCCGCTGACGCGGTGGAACTGGTCGAAGTGGATTACGAAGAGCTTGAGGTGATCGTCGACCCGTTTGAGTCCCTTCAATCGGATGTCGTCCTGCGCGAAGATCTTGACCCGACTGCACCCGGTGCGCATGGCCCCCGCAAACATCACAACCATATCTTCACGTGGGAAGCGGGCGATCAGGAGGCCACCGAACAGGTGATCGACAACGCCGAAGTCGTGGCCGAGGCCGAGATGTATTACCACCGCACGCACCCGTGCCCGTTGGAGACCTGCGGAGCGGTCGCCTCAATGGACAAGGTGAACGGCAAGCTGACGGTTTACGGCACCTTCCAAGCGCCACATGTGGTGCGCACCGTGGCTTCCCTGCTGTCTGGTATCGAAGAGCACAACATCCGCGTGATCTCGCCAGATATTGGCGGCGGTTTCGGCAACAAGGTGGGCGTCTACCCCGGCTATGTCTGCGCGATCGTTGCGTCCATCGTGACGGGGGTCCCGGTGAAATGGGTCGAGGACCGGATGGAAAACCTGATGTCCACCGCCTTCGCACGCGACTACTGGATGAAGGGCAAGATCAGCGCCACCAAAGAGGGCAAGATCACCGGTCTGCATTGCCATGTGACGGCGGACCACGGTGCGTTTGATGCATGTGCCGACCCGACCAAATTCCCGGCGGGTTTCATGAACATCTGCACGGGCTCCTATGACATCCCTGTCGCCTATCTGGGCGTGGACGGCGTCTATACCAACAAGGCTCCGGGCGGTGTGTCCTATCGCTGTTCTTTCCGTGTGACCGAAGCGGTGTATTTCATCGAGCGGATGATCGAAGTCCTTGCCATCGAGTTGAACATGGATCCGGCGGAGCTGCGCTCGATCAACTTCATCAAGAAAGAACAGTTCCCCTACACGGCGGCTTTGGGCTGGGAATACGATTCCGGCGACTACCAAACCGCATGGGACAAAGCCTTGAAAGCGGTCGACTACAAGGGCCTACGCGCGGAGCAAGCCCAACGGGTTGAGGATTTCAAAGCAGGGAAAACCCGCAAGGTGATGGGCATCGGGCTGTCGTTCTTTACCGAGATCGTCGGGGCCGGACCGGTCAAGAACTGCGACATCCTCGGAATGGGGATGTTCGACAGCTGCGAAATCCGCATTCACCCCACCGGATCGGCTGTGGCGCGTCTGGGCACCATCTCTCAGGGTCAGGGCCATGCCACGACCTTCGCGCAGATACTTGCGACCGAGATCGGTCTGTCCGCTGACAGCATCACGATTGAGGAAGGCGATACAGATACGGCGCCCTATGGTCTTGGCACTTACGGGTCCCGCTCCACGCCTGTTGCGGGGGCCGCCACGGCGATGGCCGGCCGCAAAATCCGCGCCAAGGCGCAGATGATCGCCGCATATCTCCTTGAGGTTCATGACGACGACGTAGAATTCGACGTGGACCGGTTCGCAGTCAAAGGCGCGCCGGAGCGGTTCAAAACGATGAAGGAGATCGCTTACGCCGCCTACAACCAAGTCATCCCGGGTCTTGAGCCGGGTCTGGAAGCGGTCAGCTACTACGATCCGCCCAACATGACCTATCCGTTTGGTGCCTATGTTTGCGTCATGGATATCGACGTCGATACGGGCGTGCCGGAAATCCGCCGCTTCTACGCGCTGGATGATTGCGGAACGCGGATCAACCCGATGGTGATCGAGGGCCAAATCCACGGTGGTCTGACAGAAGCCCTTGCCGTCGCCTTGGGGCAGGAGATTGCCTATGACGACATGGGCAACGTCAAGACGGGGACGTTGATGGACTTCTTCCTGCCAACGGCCTGGGAAGTGCCAAACTACGAGACGGACTTCACAGTCACCCCCAGCCCGCATCACCCGATTGGGGCCAAGGGCGTCGGCGAAAGCCCGCATGTGGGCGGCGTGCCGTGCTTCTCGAACGCCGTGCAGGACGCGTTCCGCCCGTTTGGCAACCGTCACACCAACATGCCGCATGACCACTGGCGGATTTGGCAAACCGCCAACACGCTTGGCATGCACGACTAA